Proteins encoded in a region of the Benincasa hispida cultivar B227 chromosome 2, ASM972705v1, whole genome shotgun sequence genome:
- the LOC120071403 gene encoding geranylgeranyl diphosphate reductase, chloroplastic: protein MASVALKSFTGLRQSSTEKPHFITQTKANPNPQFRRRFYVAAAKTSPKIAGRNLRVAVVGGGPAGGSAAETLARGGVETFLFERKLDNCKPCGGAIPLCMVGEFDLPLDLIDRRVTKMKMISPSNVAVDIGRTLKPHEYIGMVRREVLDAYLRNRAAENGANVINGLVMKLELPKEQNAPYVIHYTAYDGKKGGVGEKMTLEVDAVIGADGANSRVAKAIDAGDYDYAIAFQERIKIPDDKMVYYENLAEMYVGDDVSPDFYGWVFPKCDHVAVGTGTVTHKADIKKFQIATRNRAKDKILGGKIIRVEAHPIPEHPRPRRLAGRVALVGDAAGYVTKCSGEGIYFAAKSGRMCAEAIVEGSENGKRMVEESDLRKYLEKWDKTYWPTYKVLDVLQKVFYRSNPAREAFVEMCADEYVQKMTFDSYLYKRVVPGNPLEDLKLAVNTIGSLVRANALKREMEKVSL from the exons ATGGCCTCCGTTGCTCTCAAATCCTTCACCGGCCTCCGCCAATCCTCGACGGAGAAGCCCCATTTCATCACGCAAACCAAGGCCAACCCGAACCCCCAATTTCGGCGCCGCTTCTATGTCGCCGCTGCTAAAACGAGCCCTAAAATCGCCGGCCGGAACCTCAGAGTCGCCGTGGTTGGCGGCGGTCCCGCTGGAGGATCGGCAGCTGAAACTCTTGCCAGAGGCGGCGTTGAGACTTTCTTGTTCGAGAGGAAGCTCGACAACTGCAAGCCCTGCGGTGGTGCGATTCCTCTGTGTATGGTCGGCGAGTTCGATCTTCCGTTGGACCTGATTGACCGTCGTGTCACAAAGATGAAGATGATCTCTCCGTCGAACGTCGCTGTGGATATTGGCCGAACCCTAAAACCTCACGAGTACATTGGGATGGTTCGGCGAGAGGTTCTGGATGCGTATCTTCGGAATCGAGCTGCTGAAAATGGGGCTAATGTGATTAACGGCTTGGTGATGAAATTGGAACTTCCAAAGGAACAAAATGCACCGTATGTCATTCATTACACTGCGTACGACGGGAAGAAAGGAGGCGTCGGAGAGAAGATGACATTGGAGGTCGACGCCGTGATCGGTGCCGACGGAGCTAATTCTCGAGTCGCCAAGGCCATTGACGCCGGCGATTACGATTACGCCATCGCATTTCAG GAGAGAATCAAAATCCCAGATGACAAAATGGTGTACTACGAGAATCTTGCAGAGATGTACGTAGGTGACGACGTGTCGCCGGATTTCTACGGGTGGGTTTTCCCGAAATGCGACCATGTCGCCGTTGGCACCGGTACAGTGACTCACAAGGCTGATATCAAGAAATTTCAAATAGCCACACGAAACAGAGCAAAGGACAAGATCTTAGGAGGGAAGATCATCCGAGTTGAAGCACATCCAATCCCTGAACACCCTCGTCCACGGCGGCTGGCCGGGAGAGTGGCACTTGTGGGCGATGCAGCTGGGTATGTGACAAAATGCTCCGGGGAGGGCATATATTTTGCAGCGAAGAGTGGACGAATGTGCGCAGAGGCGATTGTCGAGGGATCGGAGAATGGGAAGAGAATGGTGGAGGAATCAGACCTGAGGAAGTACTTAGAGAAATGGGATAAAACTTACTGGCCAACTTATAAGGTTCTGGATGTGTTGCAGAAGGTGTTTTACAGGTCGAATCCGGCGAGGGAGGCTTTTGTGGAGATGTGCGCCGACGAGTATGTGCAGAAGATGACATTTGACAGTTACTTGTACAAGAGAGTGGTGCCTGGGAATCCATTGGAGGACTTGAAATTGGCTGTGAATACCATTGGGAGCTTGGTGAGAGCTAATGCTTTGAAGAGGGAGATGGAGAAAGTTAGTTTATGA